Genomic DNA from uncultured Acetobacterium sp.:
ATAAACCCCAGCTTCGTTTGATGCCGCCATCACCTCCAGATCCGGGTGGGCATCAATGAGTTCCCGATGAATACTGGTGTGCCGGGAATGGGGAGCGTAAAAGGTATCATCAAAGCCCCTAAACAGCTTCACATAACTTTGTTCCAGATGATGTTCAAAAACACCAAAGGCTTTTTCGGGCAATAAATACTTTTGAATACCATAATGATAGTAAAGTCCGGCCTGGGCCCCCCAGCAGATATGCAAGGTGGAAAAAACATTGGTTTTGCTCCAATCCATAATTTGGGTGAGCTCATCCCAGTAGTCCACATCTTCAAACTCCAGGGTTTCTATCGGGGCTCCGGTGATAATCAGCCCATCAAAACGTTGGTCTTTGATATCTTCGAAGTAACAATAGAAAGAACCCAAATGTTCGGATGAGGTATTCTTGCTTTCATAGGTTTTAGTTTGTAGTAGGGTTACTTCGATTTGTAGTGGGGTATTTCCCAACAACCGCAGAAGCTGGGTTTCGGTCGAAATTTTCGTGGGCATCAGGTTGAGGATGGCAATTTTTAACGGACGAATGTCCTGGTGACTGGCCCGGTTGGCATCCATCACAAAGATATTTTCATTGCTTAAAATTTGGCTGGCTGGCAGGTTGTTGGGTATTTTAATGGGCATGTTTTCACCTCCGGGTGATTTGTTTTAAGAAAACTAAAGGGCTTTGGTTAGCGCCTGATCCAAATCAGCCAGGATATCATCAATGTGCTCCAGACCAATCGATAAACGAATCATGTCTTCGGTAATCCCGGCGGCAATCAGGTCATCACCGGAAAGTTGCTGATGGGTGGTGGTGGCAGGATGGATAACCAGCGATTTGGCATCGGCCACATTGGCTAAATGGGTAAACAAGGTCAGACTGTCAATGAATTTCCGGGCCGCGGCGATACCGCCTTTAATGCCAAAGGTAAAGATTGAGCCGGGACCTTTTTTAAAGTATTCATCCGATAGTGCCTTGTAGGGGTTGTCTGGCAGCGATGGATAATTTACCCAGGTAACCTGAGGATGAGCACTTAAAAAAGCAACCACTTTTTGGG
This window encodes:
- the metA gene encoding homoserine O-succinyltransferase, which produces MPIKIPNNLPASQILSNENIFVMDANRASHQDIRPLKIAILNLMPTKISTETQLLRLLGNTPLQIEVTLLQTKTYESKNTSSEHLGSFYCYFEDIKDQRFDGLIITGAPIETLEFEDVDYWDELTQIMDWSKTNVFSTLHICWGAQAGLYYHYGIQKYLLPEKAFGVFEHHLEQSYVKLFRGFDDTFYAPHSRHTSIHRELIDAHPDLEVMAASNEAGVYIAIAQNGRQIFVTGHSEYDPETLKGEYDRDVSQGKPINVPMNYYPNDDPTQPPVVRWRGHANLLFSNWLNYYVYQETPYELSDAAF